From Ignavibacteriales bacterium, one genomic window encodes:
- a CDS encoding RNA polymerase sigma factor — protein MQPVRDEQIDERSLIDGGQSFVHVYHRYKHRVYAYCYRLLRHPQNAEDATQETFIKIHRSLGQLENVASLQAWIFSIARNESFTILRRLRPTEELETESENMWDEEGPLDKVVQKERVAVVQHCLGLLKPTYRELLILKEYEQLSYAEISQVTGATQSAIKSGLFKARRAMGRKLDSILKERNEL, from the coding sequence GTGCAGCCGGTCAGAGACGAACAAATCGATGAACGCTCTTTGATTGATGGGGGACAGTCGTTCGTCCACGTCTACCATCGGTACAAGCATAGGGTCTACGCATATTGCTACCGGCTTCTCCGGCATCCGCAGAACGCCGAAGATGCGACGCAGGAGACCTTCATCAAGATCCATCGGTCTCTTGGTCAACTCGAAAACGTCGCGTCGTTGCAGGCGTGGATTTTTTCGATAGCGCGCAACGAATCGTTCACGATTCTCCGCCGGTTGCGGCCGACAGAAGAATTGGAAACAGAGTCAGAGAATATGTGGGATGAGGAGGGACCGCTCGACAAGGTGGTTCAGAAGGAAAGAGTTGCGGTGGTTCAGCATTGTCTGGGACTTCTGAAGCCGACCTATCGTGAACTTCTCATACTCAAGGAATACGAGCAGCTCTCGTATGCAGAAATATCCCAGGTCACGGGAGCCACGCAAAGCGCCATCAAATCGGGGTTGTTCAAAGCCAGGCGGGCGATGGGAAGAAAGTTGGATTCGATACTGAAGGAAAGGAATGAGTTATGA
- a CDS encoding zf-HC2 domain-containing protein, with amino-acid sequence MKCEEYQEQVSALIDNELADQASEMLFEHLSRCSACRAALRSGLELRENLKEDLPPLAPKELDERVMTAVARRKQGEPDRAAIPATIWQRRFSMRVPVAAVAIFLLIFGSVLLSAIWAESNQTADVRRVQTVFLTAIPAVEVRAYTMQPMTTIQ; translated from the coding sequence ATGAAGTGTGAAGAGTACCAGGAGCAGGTGAGCGCGTTGATTGACAACGAGCTGGCGGATCAGGCGTCGGAGATGTTGTTTGAGCACCTGAGCAGGTGTTCTGCCTGCAGAGCGGCACTTCGCTCAGGATTGGAGTTGAGGGAAAACCTGAAGGAAGACCTGCCTCCATTGGCGCCGAAAGAACTGGATGAACGGGTGATGACCGCGGTGGCGCGCCGCAAGCAGGGCGAACCCGATCGCGCAGCCATCCCGGCAACGATCTGGCAGCGAAGGTTCTCAATGCGGGTTCCTGTAGCTGCGGTTGCCATATTTCTGCTCATCTTTGGAAGCGTCCTGCTGTCGGCGATCTGGGCTGAATCCAATCAAACCGCCGATGTTCGAAGAGTTCAGACAGTATTTCTCACTGCCATTCCGGCCGTGGAAGTCCGTGCGTATACAATGCAGCCAATGACGACAATTCAATAG
- a CDS encoding energy transducer TonB encodes MKCGHERMLMLSLMLPLAVLAQQSPDISVAVRDEVKLDSAMLNQDPKKTKEPPADYVQYDQPPEVIQQFQPDYPSEALSKKLEGNVWLKLWIGETGTVVEAKVQKSDAEIFNKSAIEAGMRWTFKPAVVNGKPIAVWVSVPFKFKLYEGKEAPSIGPGVKAPEMKPKIRNLREEMPPADYVPYEKPPEAIKQVPAKYPPAAKKDNVQGTVWLKTLVDEEGRVAKVEIQKSEAEVLNQAAVDAVHQWVFKPAIMKGKPIAVWVSIPFRFVLDDDKAKSPKK; translated from the coding sequence ATGAAATGCGGCCACGAGCGAATGCTGATGCTGAGTCTTATGCTGCCCTTGGCAGTACTTGCACAGCAAAGTCCGGATATCTCAGTAGCGGTCCGGGATGAAGTGAAGCTGGATTCGGCGATGTTGAATCAGGATCCAAAAAAGACGAAAGAACCACCGGCGGACTACGTCCAGTACGATCAACCGCCGGAAGTAATCCAGCAATTCCAACCTGACTATCCGAGTGAGGCGCTCAGCAAGAAGCTGGAAGGAAATGTCTGGCTGAAACTTTGGATCGGCGAAACGGGAACGGTCGTTGAGGCGAAAGTCCAAAAGAGTGACGCAGAAATATTCAACAAGTCGGCAATCGAGGCAGGTATGCGATGGACGTTCAAGCCTGCGGTCGTGAACGGTAAACCGATCGCAGTGTGGGTTTCAGTACCTTTCAAGTTCAAACTGTATGAGGGGAAAGAGGCGCCGTCCATAGGCCCGGGAGTGAAGGCACCGGAGATGAAACCAAAAATCAGAAATTTGCGGGAAGAGATGCCTCCGGCAGACTATGTTCCGTACGAGAAACCACCGGAAGCGATCAAGCAAGTACCTGCGAAATACCCGCCTGCTGCAAAAAAGGACAACGTACAAGGGACGGTATGGCTGAAAACGCTGGTGGATGAAGAGGGGCGGGTTGCCAAGGTTGAAATTCAGAAGAGCGAGGCAGAAGTGCTGAATCAGGCAGCCGTGGACGCCGTGCATCAATGGGTTTTCAAACCCGCAATCATGAAGGGGAAACCAATCGCAGTTTGGGTGTCAATTCCATTCCGGTTTGTGCTCGACGATGATAAGGCGAAGTCCCCAAAGAAATAA
- a CDS encoding P-II family nitrogen regulator yields the protein MKKIEAIIRPHKLDEVREALLEAGFHGMTIVEVKGFGRQKGHTEVYRGSEYKVDFLPKVKLELVVPDDRLESAIAIILKGAKTGQVGDGKIFVMPADEVIRVRTEESGEDAL from the coding sequence ATGAAGAAAATCGAAGCCATTATCCGCCCGCACAAGCTGGATGAAGTGCGGGAAGCCCTCCTTGAAGCAGGATTCCACGGCATGACCATAGTTGAGGTAAAGGGATTTGGGAGGCAGAAAGGACACACCGAGGTGTATCGCGGATCAGAGTACAAAGTCGATTTCCTCCCAAAGGTAAAACTCGAGCTTGTCGTTCCAGATGATCGCTTGGAATCCGCGATCGCAATCATCCTCAAAGGAGCAAAAACAGGTCAGGTTGGAGATGGCAAGATCTTTGTCATGCCCGCCGACGAAGTCATCCGCGTCCGTACGGAGGAGTCTGGTGAGGATGCGTTGTGA